Within Spartobacteria bacterium, the genomic segment AGTGACGGGAAGACGATGAATAGAAATATACATATATTTGTTGATGGTCATGGCAAAGACGTAACCACCATGCTGCTCATAGAAAGATGGCAGGTCGGTGCCGCCACCGCCAAGGGTTATTCTGAAAGGGGTTCGTGTAATGATCATGTCATGGTCCGTTCTTTTTCAATGGTGAATCCGCTTTTGCATGCGTCCTGATAAAACATTTTTACTGTATCAAGCGAGAAATCTTCCAGTTCACGACCTAAATTTCCGGCTTTGCCCAGCAACTCTGGCGTAACAGTTATAATGTCGCACCCCATTTGGTCGGCTTGAATAATGTTGAACACTTCGCGCGGACTGGCCCAAAGCAACTCTGCAAGCGGGCGTTTAGCTTTGATGACTGCCTGAGCCTCCTTCATAAGGGGGAGTGGATCCATACCTGTATCCGCAATACGCCCAGCAAAAATCGAGACTACTGCCGGCGTATTTGTGGCTAGAGCATCGACAACTTCCTTCACCTGTCTGAGCGAAAAAATGGCGGTTACATTAAGTTTAACTCCGCGTGCACTAAGTTCGCGCACCACCGATGCCGTGGATTCGCGACGTGTATTGGTTACAGGGATTTTGACATACACGTTGTCCGCTAAATCCGCCAGAACCAGTGCCTGTTCCTTCATTCCGCCCAGATCATCTGAAAAGACTTCAAATGAAACGGGCAAAGCCTTTACTCGGCTCAGCACTTCCTGTGCGAAGTTTAGATAATGAACCACGCCAGATCGTGCCATTAGTGTTGGGTTCGTCGTAAACCCCTTTACAATGCCCGACCGCTGCGCTTCCAGAATCGAATCAATATCGGCTCCATCCGAATAAA encodes:
- a CDS encoding transaldolase, which translates into the protein MSEVLPRNAGSPPSINNLKVKIYSDGADIDSILEAQRSGIVKGFTTNPTLMARSGVVHYLNFAQEVLSRVKALPVSFEVFSDDLGGMKEQALVLADLADNVYVKIPVTNTRRESTASVVRELSARGVKLNVTAIFSLRQVKEVVDALATNTPAVVSIFAGRIADTGMDPLPLMKEAQAVIKAKRPLAELLWASPREVFNIIQADQMGCDIITVTPELLGKAGNLGRELEDFSLDTVKMFYQDACKSGFTIEKERTMT